The following proteins are co-located in the Myroides profundi genome:
- a CDS encoding NAD(P)H-dependent oxidoreductase, whose product MEKVLILLAHPNYVGSNSNRALLEALPQDVQFTIHNIYEVYPDGQIDVEREQELLLDHDRIIIQFPIQWFNVPSLLKLWLDEVLTYGWAFGVEQGALVSKKIGIVTTTGGVKESYVKDSHYGFTVEEFLLPVIATIKYIEANYIGFVALNNAYGPTEQEVSEAVKQYVELLKK is encoded by the coding sequence ATGGAAAAAGTATTAATACTATTGGCGCACCCAAATTATGTAGGGTCAAATTCGAATAGAGCATTGTTAGAAGCATTGCCACAAGATGTACAATTTACAATTCACAATATTTATGAGGTTTATCCCGATGGGCAGATAGATGTGGAGAGGGAACAAGAGTTGTTATTAGATCACGATAGAATAATCATTCAGTTCCCTATTCAGTGGTTTAATGTACCGAGTTTACTGAAGTTATGGCTAGATGAGGTTCTTACTTATGGATGGGCATTCGGAGTAGAACAAGGTGCTTTAGTAAGTAAAAAAATAGGTATAGTAACCACTACTGGTGGAGTAAAAGAGTCTTATGTAAAAGATAGTCATTACGGATTTACAGTGGAAGAGTTTTTATTACCAGTCATAGCTACTATCAAGTATATTGAAGCAAACTATATAGGGTTTGTAGCTTTAAATAATGCGTATGGACCTACGGAGCAAGAAGTGAGTGAGGCTGTAAAACAATATGTAGAATTATTGAAGAAATAA
- a CDS encoding winged helix-turn-helix transcriptional regulator, whose amino-acid sequence MKINKLNLKNILEADTCPIRLVLDRIGEKWSMLILLLLRDQGVMRFNEIDKAIGDISQKMLAKTLKTLEADGFITRKVYPTVPPKVEYTLTELGLDLVPYIENISVWAFNNLETILNNRKEFEK is encoded by the coding sequence ATGAAAATCAATAAGTTAAACCTAAAAAATATTTTAGAAGCAGATACATGTCCTATTAGATTAGTACTCGACAGAATAGGTGAAAAATGGTCTATGCTTATCCTTCTCTTATTAAGAGATCAGGGTGTAATGCGTTTTAATGAAATAGATAAAGCAATAGGAGATATTTCTCAAAAAATGCTAGCCAAAACTTTAAAAACCTTAGAAGCTGATGGTTTTATTACACGAAAAGTATATCCTACCGTACCTCCTAAAGTAGAATATACACTTACTGAACTTGGATTAGACTTAGTTCCCTATATCGAAAACATATCAGTCTGGGCATTTAATAATTTAGAGACAATTCTAAACAATAGGAAAGAATTCGAAAAGTAA
- a CDS encoding Smr/MutS family protein has protein sequence MLSKGDYVQVLDENEEGVVINIIGDEVTIESKEGFILTYKPNELLKIAKEDEVDMRSASTRSSVSEALQEKVDPIKRSFTKEKRSRKDEFILEVDLHIEKLTNDYRRMEKHDMLTLQLDTARGQVEFAIRNRIPRIVFIHGVGEGVLKAELEFLFSRYAEIVAEDANYQKYGLGATQIYFKQNVR, from the coding sequence ATGCTTAGCAAAGGAGATTATGTACAAGTATTAGATGAGAACGAAGAAGGAGTTGTCATTAATATTATAGGAGATGAGGTAACTATAGAATCTAAAGAAGGTTTTATATTAACGTATAAACCGAATGAGCTTTTAAAAATAGCTAAAGAGGACGAGGTAGATATGCGCTCGGCTAGTACTAGAAGTTCAGTTAGTGAAGCACTACAAGAAAAAGTAGATCCTATAAAACGTTCCTTTACGAAGGAAAAACGTTCGCGTAAGGATGAGTTTATCCTAGAAGTAGATTTGCATATAGAGAAGCTTACGAATGACTATAGACGTATGGAGAAGCATGATATGCTGACTCTACAGCTAGATACAGCTAGGGGACAGGTGGAGTTCGCTATTCGCAATCGCATTCCTCGTATTGTATTTATACATGGTGTAGGAGAGGGTGTATTAAAGGCTGAGTTAGAGTTTCTATTCAGTAGATATGCGGAGATAGTAGCTGAAGATGCGAATTATCAAAAGTATGGATTAGGAGCTACACAGATTTACTTTAAACAAAACGTCAGATAA
- the pdxH gene encoding pyridoxamine 5'-phosphate oxidase, whose amino-acid sequence MSDLSDYRKSYEKSVLLESSVDENPMMQFKKWFYEIEDFGGVDEVNAMTVSTIGLDGFPKSRVVLLKSYDEEGFVFYTNYNSEKGKAIIANPHLCLSFFWPSAERQIIIKGIASKASAAQSDNYFDSRPLGSRLGAIVSNQSEVIPNHQVLEEAINKLEKEATEDKVKRPENWGGFVVKPVSIEFWQGRANRLHDRIRYTLTEDGLDWKIERLAP is encoded by the coding sequence ATGAGTGACTTAAGTGATTACAGAAAATCGTATGAGAAGAGTGTATTGTTGGAAAGTAGTGTAGACGAAAACCCAATGATGCAATTCAAGAAATGGTTTTATGAGATAGAGGATTTCGGTGGAGTAGATGAGGTAAATGCAATGACAGTATCTACAATAGGTTTGGATGGCTTTCCGAAGTCTAGAGTGGTACTCTTAAAGTCTTATGACGAAGAGGGATTTGTGTTTTATACAAATTATAACTCTGAGAAAGGGAAGGCTATTATCGCTAATCCACATTTGTGTTTATCATTCTTTTGGCCTTCTGCGGAGCGTCAGATTATTATCAAAGGTATCGCTAGTAAGGCTAGTGCAGCTCAATCTGATAATTATTTTGATAGCCGTCCTTTAGGAAGTCGATTAGGTGCTATCGTATCTAATCAGAGTGAGGTTATCCCTAATCATCAAGTGCTAGAAGAAGCTATCAATAAATTAGAAAAAGAAGCAACTGAAGATAAGGTAAAACGCCCTGAGAATTGGGGAGGATTTGTAGTAAAACCTGTATCTATTGAGTTTTGGCAAGGAAGAGCTAATCGCCTTCACGATCGTATTCGATATACGCTGACAGAAGATGGTTTAGATTGGAAAATAGAACGACTAGCACCGTAG
- a CDS encoding ribonuclease Z yields the protein MKLTILGCYAATPRTITNPTSQVLEMGGQMFLIDAGEGTQVQLRRHKLKFQRINHIFISHLHGDHFYGLIGLISTYMLLNRTSDLHIYGPKGIKEVTLLQLRLSNSYSGYKLFFHEQTSKESRVVFEDDKVIVRTIPLDHRVYTNGYLFETKPGDRKLRIGAIEDLGIDRCYYQKIKSGGNITLDDGTVVDNKDITYDPEPTESYAFCSDTYYSEAIVPIIKDVDVLYHESTFLDSEEHYTERTKHCTAKQAASIAKLANAKTLILGHYSTRYNDITLFKKEAETVFSGKILNADDGKVFDL from the coding sequence TTGAAACTTACTATATTAGGCTGTTATGCAGCAACACCAAGAACGATAACTAACCCTACATCTCAAGTTTTAGAGATGGGAGGGCAGATGTTTTTAATCGACGCTGGTGAAGGAACTCAAGTACAATTAAGGCGTCATAAGTTGAAGTTTCAACGTATCAATCATATTTTTATCTCTCATTTACACGGAGATCACTTTTATGGATTGATAGGGTTGATCTCAACGTATATGTTGTTAAACAGAACTTCTGATTTGCATATTTATGGACCTAAGGGAATTAAGGAAGTGACTTTATTACAGTTGAGACTTTCTAATTCTTATTCAGGATATAAGTTGTTCTTTCATGAACAGACTAGTAAGGAGAGTAGAGTTGTATTTGAAGATGATAAGGTTATTGTACGTACCATACCATTAGATCACCGTGTGTATACTAATGGATATCTTTTTGAGACTAAACCTGGTGATAGAAAGTTGCGCATAGGAGCTATTGAAGATTTAGGTATTGATAGATGTTATTATCAGAAGATTAAAAGTGGTGGTAATATCACATTAGATGATGGTACTGTAGTGGATAATAAGGATATTACTTATGATCCAGAACCTACGGAGAGCTACGCATTCTGTTCAGATACTTACTATTCTGAAGCCATAGTACCTATCATTAAAGATGTAGATGTATTATACCATGAGAGTACTTTCTTAGACAGTGAAGAGCATTATACAGAACGAACGAAACACTGTACTGCTAAGCAGGCGGCAAGTATTGCAAAACTAGCGAATGCAAAGACTTTAATACTTGGGCATTATTCTACGAGATATAATGATATTACCTTGTTTAAGAAAGAAGCAGAGACTGTGTTTAGTGGTAAAATACTGAATGCTGACGATGGTAAAGTGTTTGACTTATAA
- a CDS encoding alpha/beta hydrolase produces the protein MRNHILTITLLLLSTFIQAQKVEQVFLGKEDKTKNYYTIIYPSHLPWSGYLVLIPGFGESAEKVLLETDLPLLAAKSGMLVIIPCLQDGVLSFGVDKTSQSTLGQIIEDVRSKHKLMDQRFFIGGFSIGGSTAIKYVQETITKPHAVFAIDPPLDFERFYNSSQREIRLSGVDNASEESVYMIGKIEEVMGGTPATALEAFYSTSPYSFTDPNQTAVKKFGQLPLRIYTEPDVNWWIHERGEDLTSMNATESSAFINELRRLGNEQATLITTSNKGYRMNTQLRHPHSWTIVNNQELIQWLLSSKY, from the coding sequence ATGAGAAACCACATCCTAACGATCACTCTATTACTTCTGTCTACTTTTATACAAGCTCAGAAGGTAGAACAAGTCTTTTTAGGTAAAGAGGACAAGACCAAAAACTATTATACAATAATCTATCCTTCTCATTTGCCATGGAGTGGGTATTTAGTCTTAATACCAGGCTTTGGAGAGAGTGCAGAGAAGGTATTGTTAGAAACAGATCTACCACTACTAGCTGCCAAGAGTGGTATGCTAGTGATTATCCCATGTCTTCAAGATGGAGTACTTTCGTTTGGAGTAGATAAGACGAGTCAGAGTACATTAGGTCAAATCATAGAAGATGTAAGAAGTAAACACAAGCTTATGGATCAGCGTTTTTTCATAGGTGGGTTTTCGATAGGAGGAAGTACGGCTATTAAGTACGTACAAGAGACCATAACGAAGCCACATGCTGTATTTGCGATTGATCCACCCTTAGATTTTGAACGTTTTTATAACTCTAGCCAGCGCGAGATAAGGCTGTCAGGTGTAGACAATGCTAGTGAAGAGAGTGTCTATATGATAGGTAAAATAGAAGAAGTGATGGGAGGTACTCCTGCTACTGCATTAGAAGCCTTTTATAGTACATCTCCCTATTCATTCACGGATCCTAATCAGACTGCAGTGAAGAAGTTCGGACAACTTCCCTTGAGAATCTATACAGAACCAGATGTAAACTGGTGGATACATGAGAGAGGTGAGGATCTGACTAGTATGAATGCAACAGAAAGTTCTGCTTTTATCAATGAATTAAGACGTTTAGGAAATGAGCAGGCAACGCTCATTACTACATCAAATAAAGGATATCGCATGAATACTCAGTTGCGTCATCCACACTCTTGGACGATCGTGAATAATCAAGAATTGATCCAATGGTTGTTGAGTAGTAAATATTAA
- a CDS encoding aspartate carbamoyltransferase catalytic subunit: protein MKELSVNHLLGIKYINKHDIDLIFETADHFKEVINRPIKKVPSLRDITIANIFFENSTRTKLSFELAQKRLSADVISFSAAQSSVKKGETLIDTVNNILAMKVDMVVMRHSDAGAAHFLSKNVNASIINAGDGAHEHPTQALLDSYSIREKLGDVAGKKVVIVGDILHSRVALSNIFALQMQGAEVRVCGPKTLIPKYIESLGVKVESNLRKALEWCDVANMLRVQNERLDFSYFPNTREYSQQFGLTKEILDSLDKEIVVMHPGPINRGVEITSDVADSQQSVILDQVENGVAVRMAVTYLLASKIK, encoded by the coding sequence ATGAAAGAATTAAGCGTAAATCACCTTTTAGGAATTAAGTATATCAATAAGCATGATATTGATTTAATTTTCGAAACAGCTGATCACTTTAAGGAAGTAATTAATCGTCCGATTAAGAAAGTTCCTTCTCTACGAGATATTACCATAGCGAATATCTTCTTTGAAAACAGTACTCGTACTAAACTATCTTTCGAATTAGCACAAAAACGTTTATCTGCAGATGTGATTAGTTTTTCTGCTGCTCAGTCTTCAGTGAAGAAAGGAGAAACACTAATCGATACAGTTAATAATATCTTAGCCATGAAGGTAGATATGGTAGTGATGCGTCACAGTGATGCAGGAGCTGCTCACTTCTTATCTAAGAACGTAAACGCAAGTATCATTAATGCAGGAGATGGAGCACATGAGCACCCTACACAGGCGTTATTAGACAGTTATTCTATCCGCGAAAAGTTAGGTGATGTAGCAGGGAAGAAGGTTGTGATCGTAGGAGATATTCTACATTCACGCGTAGCATTGTCTAATATCTTTGCTTTGCAGATGCAAGGGGCTGAGGTTAGAGTATGTGGACCTAAGACATTAATCCCTAAGTATATCGAGAGTTTAGGAGTGAAGGTAGAGTCTAATCTAAGAAAAGCTCTAGAATGGTGTGATGTAGCGAATATGCTTCGCGTTCAGAATGAGCGTTTAGACTTTAGCTATTTCCCTAATACGAGAGAGTATTCTCAACAGTTTGGGTTGACTAAAGAGATCTTAGATTCATTAGATAAAGAAATCGTAGTCATGCACCCAGGGCCTATTAACAGAGGAGTAGAGATTACTTCTGATGTAGCTGATTCACAGCAGTCAGTGATCTTAGACCAGGTAGAGAATGGAGTAGCAGTACGTATGGCTGTAACCTATCTATTAGCTTCAAAAATTAAATAA
- the pyrR gene encoding bifunctional pyr operon transcriptional regulator/uracil phosphoribosyltransferase PyrR: MNPKVLLTSKEIDIILHRLACQLVEKHLDFSNTLLIGIQPRGKFLAERIKSILKTEYGISEVPLGFLDITFFRDDFRRHQKTLEANKTQIDFLVEDKKVVFIDDVLYTGRSIRAALTAIQSFGRPAEIELLVLIDRRFSRHLPIQPDYRGRQVDAFDEETIRVHWSEHEQEDAVFLEETEKN; the protein is encoded by the coding sequence ATGAATCCAAAAGTATTACTTACTTCAAAAGAGATTGATATCATTCTACACCGTTTGGCTTGTCAATTAGTAGAAAAACATCTTGATTTTTCTAATACCCTTCTTATTGGTATTCAACCACGTGGTAAATTTTTAGCAGAACGCATTAAAAGCATCCTTAAGACTGAATATGGTATATCTGAAGTGCCTTTAGGTTTTTTAGACATTACTTTCTTTAGAGATGACTTTAGAAGACATCAAAAAACTCTTGAAGCGAATAAAACACAAATAGACTTCTTAGTAGAAGATAAGAAAGTCGTATTTATAGATGATGTGCTTTATACAGGACGTAGTATACGTGCCGCATTGACGGCTATACAGTCTTTTGGCCGTCCAGCAGAGATAGAACTATTGGTATTAATAGATCGCCGTTTTAGTCGTCACTTACCGATACAGCCTGATTATAGAGGAAGACAAGTAGATGCCTTTGATGAGGAGACTATCCGTGTACATTGGTCTGAACATGAACAGGAAGATGCAGTCTTTCTAGAAGAAACTGAAAAAAACTAA
- a CDS encoding META domain-containing protein: MKKYATSLFLCLTSLVTFAQQGSFDSQERHPLAPDGIWNVRWVLQDNSKPGTLTPTDKHIMLSREYGSTITGFAGCNVFEIPVSKTSVNSKGTHLTTRFDSKTNKECATDVKYDENKFLKRISNGTITFNEKEGLLYLMTKDRIEYVFADEKLDKVAKDVRRYDWKLVELDGGEKRPYRQWITFDFHNYLVKGNNGCALFEAPFAINTKTSTVTLFELQSDATKSCGNSSKDEFLKYFDNSTYPFEITDQTLNILQNNKVIMKFDLAKKNSL, encoded by the coding sequence ATGAAAAAATACGCTACTAGTTTATTTCTTTGTTTAACAAGCTTAGTAACTTTTGCACAACAAGGTTCTTTCGATTCTCAAGAAAGACATCCATTAGCACCAGATGGTATATGGAATGTTAGATGGGTATTACAAGACAATAGCAAACCAGGAACCCTAACTCCTACTGATAAACATATCATGCTTAGTCGCGAATATGGATCTACTATCACTGGATTTGCTGGGTGTAATGTGTTTGAAATTCCTGTGTCGAAAACTTCTGTTAACTCAAAAGGTACACATCTAACGACTCGTTTTGATTCTAAAACGAATAAAGAATGTGCTACAGATGTTAAATATGATGAGAACAAGTTCTTAAAGCGTATTTCTAATGGTACGATTACCTTCAATGAGAAAGAAGGTTTATTATACCTAATGACTAAAGATAGAATCGAGTACGTATTCGCTGATGAGAAATTAGATAAAGTAGCTAAAGATGTACGTCGTTATGACTGGAAACTAGTAGAGCTAGATGGTGGTGAAAAAAGACCTTATAGACAATGGATAACTTTTGATTTTCACAATTACTTAGTGAAAGGAAATAACGGATGTGCTTTATTCGAAGCTCCATTTGCTATCAATACAAAAACGAGTACAGTCACTTTATTTGAACTTCAATCAGATGCGACTAAATCATGTGGTAATAGTAGCAAAGATGAGTTCTTAAAATACTTTGACAACTCTACTTACCCATTCGAAATTACAGATCAGACTTTAAATATCTTACAAAACAATAAGGTGATTATGAAGTTTGACTTAGCAAAGAAAAACTCTTTATAA
- a CDS encoding NADPH-dependent FMN reductase, producing MKALIFNGSLDEEAFRTSRRIAQYYADQFINSNIEVRQVHLSDFQIPIFQAKLMDNVPADVMAFADAFREADVMIWLTPLYHGSLTGVMKNAIDWLEITAKDHPAYLTNKIVGFTCWSAGNQAMQGIQALDNIAKALRAWSLPYSIPISNSDLYEDNDISEVYKKKMSMLTDLLIESQTR from the coding sequence ATGAAAGCTTTAATTTTTAATGGTTCTTTAGACGAAGAAGCATTCCGTACATCGCGACGCATTGCACAGTATTATGCAGATCAGTTCATAAATTCTAATATTGAAGTTCGACAGGTTCACTTATCAGATTTTCAAATTCCTATATTTCAAGCTAAATTAATGGATAATGTCCCAGCAGACGTTATGGCCTTTGCGGATGCTTTTAGAGAAGCAGATGTGATGATTTGGCTTACTCCACTCTACCATGGTAGTCTTACTGGAGTAATGAAGAATGCTATCGATTGGTTAGAAATAACAGCCAAAGACCATCCTGCTTATTTGACAAATAAAATAGTAGGATTTACATGTTGGTCAGCTGGTAACCAAGCTATGCAAGGTATACAAGCTCTAGACAATATCGCAAAAGCACTTAGAGCGTGGTCTTTGCCTTATTCTATACCGATTAGTAATTCTGACTTATATGAAGACAATGATATCTCAGAAGTCTACAAAAAGAAAATGTCAATGTTAACTGACCTTCTAATAGAGAGTCAAACGCGATAA
- a CDS encoding OmpA family protein encodes MRILLMVLLCSLSITVQAKKKPSLKRADKYYKNTEYAKAADEYKRLILGRRTADYIYMQLADCYDRLNQDIEASRYYGKAIAQNDSTLKPDIYYKYAKVMEKNGRYEAAKDMMQQFVRRAPQDARAKDFLAKPDAHKALVDRYPTYMFQESGLNHLEYDDFGAWLNPGDTLYFVSNRTKHEKKIPRKIFEVRDKWQRKPNFDLYTAEFKGKDEPIKGVTRIKGRVNRRFNDGPSVISADGQRIYFASEAYRNRKFRKNDNVKHRDHLMSLFYAKKKKKKWKKVKPLRFTRAGFMYTSPSLSPDGKFLYFASNMPGSYGELDIWRVAVLEDDEFGTPENLGAVINSGTRNDYPFVSSDNKLYFSSDRWGGYGGVDVYVSDLNNLSNAPTNLGEPINTAKNDFAFSFYPDKNMGLFSSDRIGRTDIYKAFPLCFVEFRTMLKNKSFNTPVADAKVEFINIRRRVEDHGVSSRSGMARGEVKCSETYKIKVSHPDYLDEIIDITVNAEEGVQEIDVFLRPLEELVIGKDKIELGDIQFAFNQTEITENSKTELDKLVKVMKRYPSMRVKINSHSDSKGNPAYNLKLSNDRAKATLDYIVSQGIDNSRLESQGYGSQELKVECEPCSEWEDAQNRRSEFIILQR; translated from the coding sequence ATGAGAATTTTATTGATGGTTTTACTGTGTAGTTTAAGTATAACTGTGCAAGCAAAAAAGAAACCAAGCTTAAAAAGAGCAGACAAATATTATAAGAATACAGAGTATGCAAAAGCGGCTGACGAATATAAAAGACTTATATTAGGACGTCGTACTGCTGATTATATTTATATGCAATTAGCAGATTGTTATGATAGGTTAAATCAAGATATTGAAGCATCGAGATATTATGGTAAAGCAATCGCTCAAAACGACTCTACACTTAAGCCAGATATCTATTATAAGTATGCTAAAGTGATGGAGAAGAATGGACGTTATGAAGCAGCCAAAGATATGATGCAACAATTCGTTCGTAGAGCGCCTCAAGATGCAAGAGCAAAAGACTTTCTGGCCAAACCAGATGCACATAAGGCCTTAGTTGACAGATATCCTACTTATATGTTTCAGGAGTCAGGTCTTAATCATTTAGAATATGACGATTTTGGAGCATGGTTAAATCCTGGAGATACGTTGTACTTCGTTTCAAATAGAACAAAACACGAAAAGAAAATACCTAGAAAGATATTTGAAGTAAGAGATAAATGGCAACGCAAACCTAACTTTGATCTTTATACAGCTGAGTTTAAAGGAAAAGATGAACCTATAAAAGGAGTAACGCGTATTAAAGGGCGTGTCAACAGAAGGTTTAATGATGGGCCTAGTGTAATCTCTGCTGATGGACAACGTATTTATTTCGCTTCAGAAGCCTATAGAAACAGGAAGTTTAGAAAGAATGATAACGTTAAGCATAGAGATCATCTAATGAGTCTATTCTATGCTAAAAAGAAGAAAAAGAAATGGAAGAAAGTAAAGCCACTGCGCTTTACCCGTGCAGGCTTTATGTATACGAGTCCTTCGTTATCACCTGATGGCAAATTCTTATACTTTGCCTCTAATATGCCAGGAAGTTATGGAGAATTAGATATATGGCGTGTAGCTGTATTAGAAGATGATGAGTTCGGTACACCAGAGAATTTAGGAGCAGTGATTAATTCAGGAACTCGTAATGACTATCCTTTCGTTTCGTCAGATAATAAGTTATACTTTAGTTCTGACCGATGGGGCGGATATGGAGGAGTGGATGTGTATGTATCAGATTTAAATAATCTATCTAATGCGCCTACTAATCTTGGAGAGCCTATTAACACGGCTAAGAATGATTTTGCTTTCAGTTTTTATCCTGATAAGAATATGGGATTATTCTCTTCTGATAGAATAGGTCGTACAGATATATATAAGGCATTTCCACTGTGTTTTGTAGAGTTTAGAACCATGCTTAAGAACAAGAGCTTTAACACACCTGTAGCTGATGCTAAAGTAGAGTTTATCAATATTAGACGCAGAGTAGAGGATCACGGAGTATCTAGTAGAAGTGGAATGGCTAGAGGAGAAGTGAAGTGTAGCGAGACTTATAAGATTAAGGTATCTCATCCAGATTATTTAGATGAAATCATAGATATCACAGTCAATGCTGAAGAAGGAGTACAAGAGATAGACGTATTCTTAAGGCCTCTAGAAGAACTCGTAATAGGGAAGGACAAAATCGAATTAGGAGATATCCAATTTGCATTTAATCAGACCGAAATTACAGAGAACAGTAAGACAGAGTTAGATAAGCTAGTAAAAGTGATGAAGCGTTACCCTAGTATGAGAGTTAAAATTAACTCACACTCTGACAGTAAAGGGAATCCAGCTTATAACTTGAAATTGTCCAATGATAGAGCGAAGGCTACACTTGACTATATTGTATCACAAGGTATAGATAATAGTAGGTTAGAATCTCAAGGATATGGCTCACAAGAGCTAAAAGTGGAATGTGAACCATGTAGTGAATGGGAAGACGCACAGAATAGAAGATCAGAGTTTATTATCCTTCAGAGATAA
- a CDS encoding O-methyltransferase yields the protein MNIELKKAFLALYDTFKKEDAQKTDRLDKWRNIEPESAEFLSLLVKTKQAKRILELGTSNGFSTIWLAEAVSHHQGEIISIDIERERTNKAFENLKQFNLQSYVELLTYDAGQYLADTNLDFDLILLDAERSYYTGYWKDLERLLDQTESSLLVVDNVISHEAEVEEFINGIDENKFKKVILPIGAGLLLVSKQ from the coding sequence ATGAATATTGAATTAAAAAAAGCATTCTTAGCTCTCTATGACACTTTTAAAAAGGAAGATGCTCAAAAAACAGATCGATTAGATAAATGGCGTAATATAGAACCTGAGTCTGCAGAGTTCCTTTCGCTATTAGTCAAAACAAAACAAGCAAAGAGAATACTTGAATTAGGTACTTCTAATGGGTTTTCAACAATATGGTTAGCTGAAGCTGTATCTCATCATCAAGGAGAAATCATCTCTATCGACATCGAAAGAGAACGAACAAATAAAGCATTTGAGAATCTAAAACAATTCAATTTGCAATCTTATGTAGAATTACTAACCTATGACGCAGGACAATATCTAGCGGATACTAATCTTGATTTTGATCTTATCTTACTAGATGCAGAGAGAAGTTATTATACAGGATATTGGAAAGATCTAGAACGTCTATTAGATCAGACTGAGTCTAGCTTATTGGTAGTCGATAATGTAATCTCTCATGAGGCAGAAGTAGAAGAGTTTATCAATGGAATAGATGAGAATAAGTTTAAGAAAGTCATCCTCCCTATCGGAGCAGGATTGTTATTAGTTTCTAAGCAGTAA
- a CDS encoding GLPGLI family protein, whose amino-acid sequence MSKIILIIATILYTTSIIAQEQNLYLIEYKEINNNFLKTISNDGELHVDLNNKTTLYNQNNFVFNNKSYRETGISQGSGGANKRLKSALFLDFKKDSLYTSSSTHKELLITEAIPVIKWELLDETKEIEGGIILNKATSTFRGRDYIAWYSLDYPMPYGPWKFSGLPGLIFEIEGKSHNSTYTWILVTIKKENDTEKTIFDLNKNTISLQKHAEKEQIESTEKANLMSKRLQTETGLKMESESTTYYRIGPELIYEWEIQP is encoded by the coding sequence ATGAGTAAAATTATCTTAATTATAGCAACTATATTATATACAACTAGTATTATAGCACAAGAACAAAACTTATACCTTATAGAGTATAAAGAAATTAATAATAATTTTTTAAAGACTATATCTAATGATGGTGAACTACATGTTGACTTAAATAATAAAACAACTTTATATAACCAAAATAATTTTGTTTTCAATAATAAAAGTTATAGAGAGACTGGTATAAGTCAAGGTTCAGGTGGTGCAAATAAACGTCTGAAAAGCGCTTTGTTTTTAGATTTCAAAAAAGACTCTCTTTACACTTCTTCTAGCACACATAAAGAGTTGCTTATAACAGAAGCTATACCTGTAATTAAATGGGAATTATTAGATGAAACTAAAGAAATCGAAGGAGGAATAATACTAAACAAAGCTACATCGACCTTTAGAGGACGAGATTATATCGCTTGGTATTCTCTAGATTATCCTATGCCCTATGGTCCTTGGAAATTTTCTGGATTACCTGGATTAATTTTCGAAATCGAAGGTAAATCTCATAACAGTACTTATACATGGATACTTGTTACTATCAAAAAAGAAAATGATACAGAAAAAACTATTTTCGATTTAAATAAAAATACAATATCTCTACAAAAACATGCTGAAAAAGAACAAATTGAATCTACAGAAAAAGCAAATTTGATGAGTAAACGTTTACAGACAGAAACAGGACTTAAAATGGAAAGCGAGTCAACAACTTACTATAGAATTGGTCCTGAACTAATTTATGAATGGGAGATACAACCTTAA